Proteins from a genomic interval of Medicago truncatula cultivar Jemalong A17 chromosome 3, MtrunA17r5.0-ANR, whole genome shotgun sequence:
- the LOC25489904 gene encoding bet1-like protein At4g14600: MSNSLRGGSFYGDAAPFRSREGLSTRTPAASSDEIQLRIDPVGDFDDEITGLRGQVRKLRNVAEEIGTEVKSQKDFLEQLQMTVAKAQAGVKNNLRRLNRSIVRNGSNHIVHVVLFALICFTIVYLWSKMSRK, encoded by the exons ATGTCGAATTCGCTCAGAGGCGGATCCTTTTACGGCGATGCTGCCCCTTTCCGATCAAG AGAGGGACTTAGCACCAGAACCCCTGCTGCATCCTCCGATGAAATTCAATTGCGTATTGATCCTGTTGGTGATTTCGATGATGAAATTACCGGTCTTCGTGGTCAAGTTCGAAAATTGAGAAAT GTTGCTGAAGAGATAGGTACAGAAGTCAAGTCTCAAAAAGATTTTCTGGAACAGCTg CAAATGACAGTGGCAAAGGCTCAAGCTGGGGTGAAGAATAATCTAAGAAGATTGAACAGGAGTATCGTGCGAAATGGTTCAAACCATATTGTTCATGTGGTCCTTTTCGCATTAATATGTTTCACTATTGTGTATCTTTGGTCTAAGATGTCCAGAAAGTGA